The following coding sequences are from one Lolium rigidum isolate FL_2022 chromosome 6, APGP_CSIRO_Lrig_0.1, whole genome shotgun sequence window:
- the LOC124666117 gene encoding uncharacterized RNA methyltransferase pc1998-like, with translation MPPPAGLLPWPSPTAPAPRLTTTTTTRPRPPPRVRPPPPPRRAPPSPPPPRLKPVVAPKLDTSLPPPPAIVSNYDPASTCLGCTHFGSCSGCTHEFDLDKPPVLEEVSDFFKGHGIEDFTFSRGRLSEWRCRAKLAVRGTSESPLIGLYQEGTHIVQDIPECRAHHPSINAAIKLLKRGMSELNVQPFDEDAGTGELRYVQMTVTTYNTSIPVAQRYDQARVQVSLVWNSRDERSKNSEKLSLLQEFLWTNGGPRSSLHVIHSIWANFQTSTSNIIFGHKWRHIGGEADLWERFGGVDISLDPYSFGQANTLSFNSLLHKLIKYVPRGSTVVDLYSGAGVIGLALAASRKCRSVKCVEINKMSKLSFEKSASRLPTNLGCTITWHNTDASVEPIHWLEGSSVAIVDPPRKGLHPSVINALQRVGLSERKAYKAKSSLTKIKDEKRPWILRAREPAVHVDSTIMEESSETWPETLIYISCGWESFKKDCKSLISHEAWYLENAHAFNFFPGTDSIEVLAIFRRESGTTEKKKKLKMKAKTKTKKKKSK, from the exons atgcctcctccggcggggctgcTCCCTTGGCCGTCGCCGACCGCACCGGCGCCGCgtctcaccaccaccaccacgacccGACCGCGCCCCCCTCCTCGCGTtcgccctccccctccccctcgccGTGCCCCGCCGTCACCTCCGCCACCTCGGCTCAAACCCGTCGTCGCGCCGAAGCTGGACACCTCCCTGCCCCCGCCGCCCGCCATTGTCTCCAACTACGACCCTGCCTCCACCTGCCTCGGATGCACCCACTTCGGCTC TTGTTCCGGGTGCACGCACGAGTTCGACCTGGACAAGCCGCCGGTGCTGGAGGAGGTGTCGGATTTTTTCAAGGGCCACGGAATTGAAGACTTCACCTTCAGCAGGGGCAGGCTG TCTGAATGGCGGTGCCGCGCAAAGCTAGCAGTACGTGGAACATCAGAGAGCCCGCTGATTGGTTTATACCAGGAAGGGACACACATTGTTCAAGATATTCCCGAGTGCAGAG CCCATCACCCAAGCATTAATGCTGCTATTAAGCTTCTGAAGCGAG GTATGTCTGAGCTGAATGTGCAGCCTTTTGATGAAGATGCTGGTACTGGTGAGCTAAGATATGTGCAG ATGACTGTGACAACATATAACACATCTATTCCAGTTGCACAAAGATATGACCAAG CGAGAGTTCAAGTTTCATTGGTTTGGAACTCAAGAGACGAGCGCTCAAAAAATTCAGAGAAGTTGAGTTTGTTGCAAGAA TTCTTATGGACAAATGGCGGACCAAGAAGTAGCCTGCATGTGATTCACTCTATATGGGCCAATTTTCAGACATCAACGAGCAAT ATAATTTTTGGGCATAAATGGAGACATATCGGCGGGGAGGCAGACCTGTGGGAGCGTTTTGGAGGAGTTGATATTTCTCTTGATCCATATAGCTTTGGGCAGGCTAATACTCTG TCTTTTAACTCATTACTGCATAAGTTGATCAAATATGTACCACGTGGCTCAACAGTTGTTGATTTGTACTCTGGTGCTGGTGTTATTGGGTTAGCCCTTGCGGCTTCTAGGAAATGCAG GTCTGTGAAATGTGTTGAGATCAACAAAATGTCGAAGCTGTCTTTTGAGAAGTCAGCAAGCCGACTTCCAACAAACCTGGGCTGCACCATAACTTGGCACAATACCGATGCTTCAGTT GAACCTATTCACTGGCTTGAAGGATCAAGTGTTGCTATCGTGGATCCTCCCAGGAAAGGGTTGCACCCTTCTGTTATCAACGCTCTACAGAGAGTTGGTTTGTCTGAGCGCAAGGCATACAAGGCTAAAAG TTCACTTACGAAGATCAAAGATGAGAAGAGACCATGGATCCTACGAGCAAGGGAGCCAGCTGTTCATGTTGATAGCACAATCATGGAAGAAAGTAGTGAAACATGGCCAGAAACCCTCATATACATCAGCTGTGGATGGGAAAGTTTTAAGAAG GACTGCAAAAGCTTGATATCCCACGAGGCCTGGTATTTGGAGAATGCTCATGCTTTTAACTTCTTCCCTGGCACTGATAG TATCGAAGTCCTGGCGATCTTCAGACGGGAATCTGGAACTACTGAGAAAAAGAAGAAACTAAAAATGAAAGCCAAAACGAAAACGAAAAAGAAGAAATCCAAGTAG